The following DNA comes from Candidatus Methanomethylophilaceae archaeon.
CTCGCTCAGATAGAGATGCCGGAGGGGGTCCAATGCATCGGAGAATCCGCCTTCGCAGATTGCTTCAGGCTCCGCACCGCATCGCTGCCCGAGAGCGTAGATTTCCTTGGAAGCTGGGCTTTCTCGGGTTGCGCTTCTCTGCTGGAAGCCGCCGTTCCTCCGAGATTGGGCGTCATCAGGGAGGGCACATTCTCCGATTGCATCTCTATGAACTCAATGACCATCCAGAGCGGAGTCACAAAGATCGAGGACATGTCCTTTTTCAAATGCATGTCGCTCTTAGAGGCGGATATCCCGGAGGGCGTCTCGCACATAGGCAAAGGAGCGTTCTCCGATTGCATATCGCTGTCCAGGCTCTCATTGCCCAGAAGCCTTGAATCGTTGGGGTCCAGCGCCTTTTTCGGGCTGACTCTGGCCG
Coding sequences within:
- a CDS encoding leucine-rich repeat domain-containing protein, which translates into the protein MAEKVEIDGMAFELRDGAVALTGCDSEATSISVPREVRIGGCDRPVVAIGERAFQGLPLISAKIPQGVIHIAEEAFSGCQSLESVSLPPGLEFIGRKAFYGCISLAQIEMPEGVQCIGESAFADCFRLRTASLPESVDFLGSWAFSGCASLLEAAVPPRLGVIREGTFSDCISMNSMTIQSGVTKIEDMSFFKCMSLLEADIPEGVSHIGKGAFSDCISLSRLSLPRSLESLGSSAFFGLTLADSEGHILDHTAENVRGCIFMSDGAALRKSQ